Proteins from a genomic interval of Equus quagga isolate Etosha38 chromosome 13, UCLA_HA_Equagga_1.0, whole genome shotgun sequence:
- the LOC124249555 gene encoding extracellular calcium-sensing receptor-like encodes MWNYRVAQSLVFAIEEINRDAWLLPNLTLGFSIFNSGDSVPGALYETMAFLTGWEEPIPNYECQPSPPWAALVGDTRSAVSIPMARLLGLYKFPQVSHSSSLASLSDKTQFPSFLRTLASDLTSSRLVAQLVVHFGWSWVGILAQDDDYGQQSSSLVIQELGQAGICIDFHLHVPSQPSLEKTEAIVREMGRCTATGIIVFVSNLSFQIILQGLLGQGISGRVWVSRETLHAALALSIPGVSQVLQGSFSLLQRTSQVLGFPEFFARLRPARTPEDMFIERFWEVTFRCTWPRGNRGPVRNSSGAGGIRFCSGNESLTGWEYPFQDVVKVDVGYPAVYSIAHALQDLGTCEQGDRTCADPWHFQPWQLLHPLRKVHFKTVDGTEIVFDANGDMVTTFDLLQGQKTPEGLFRFVRIGILNPQASSGESMMVQMMKEDFQLSHVSQVPSSACSKSCAPGSSQIMRQGAPHCCFDCSPCPEGHFADQRDMARCLPCPGEQAPSPARDGCRPLPEIFLSWREPLGQALAAGAVARAAAALWTLALFLRRRRARAVRAAHGALSRALLGALALCSLSALLFLGPPRAATCLLRRAAFAVVFAVAVSCVLAKTLAVVLAFRVTRPDDPLRVCLGPRASAAVVLGASSLQVLLCGLWLSISPPVPHRDTASEPGHVVVRCQEGSGAAFYCMLGYLGLLAAVTLSVAFLARRLPAAFNETKLLTLSMLLFCSVWTAFLPLYHSARGKATVAVEVFSILASTAGLLGCIFLPKCYIILRRREQNVPARLWRGCGPSGDGRTRSSRAAVSPGPCHRPF; translated from the exons ATGTGGAACTACCGGGTGGCCCAGAGTCTTGTCTTTGCCATCGAGGAGATCAACAGGGACGCCTGGCTGCTGCCCAACCTCACTCTGGGCTTCTCCATCTTTAACTCTGGGGACTCAGTACCTGGAGCCCTCTACGAGACGATGGCCTTTCTCACGGGGTGGGAGGAGCCCATCCCCAACTACGAGTGTCAGCCCAGCCCTCCGTGGGCTGCCCTGGTCGGAGACACTCGGTCAGCTGTGTCCATCCCCATGGCCAGGCTGCTGGGGCTCTATAAGTTTCCCCAG GTCAGTCACTCATCCTCCCTTGCCAGCCTCAGCGATAAGACCCAGTTCCCGTCCTTCCTTCGGACCCTGGCTAGTGACCTCACGTCCTCCCGCCTGGTGGCCCAGCTTGTTGTCCACTTCGGATGGTCCTGGGTGGGCATTCTGGCCCAGGACGATGACTACGGGCAGCAGAGCAGCTCACTGGTGATCCAGGAGCTGGGCCAGGCAGGCATCTGCATTGACTTCCACCTCCACGTCCCCTCCCAGCCGTCCCTGGAGAAGACGGAAGCCATCGTCCGGGAGATGGGCCGCTGCACCGCCACTGGCATCATCGTCTTCGTGAGCAACTTGAGTTTCCAGATCATCCTGCAGGGCTTGCTGGGCCAGGGCATCTCGGGCCGGGTCTGGGTCAGCCGGGAGACGCTGCACGCTGCTCTGGCCCTGAGCATCCCCGGCGTGTCCCAGGTCCTGCAGGGCTCCTTCAGCCTTCTGCAGCGCACCAGCCAGGTCCTCGGGTTCCCCGAGTTCTTTGCTCGCCTGCGCCCTGCCCGGACCCCAGAGGACATGTTCATAGAGAGATTCTGGGAGGTCACCTTCAGATGCACGTGGCCCCGTGGGAACCGAGGGCCAGTGAGGAACAGCTCGGGGGCAGGGGGCATCCGGTTCTGCTCTGGGAACGAGAGCCTGACAGGTTGGGAGTACCCCTTCCAGGACGTGGTTAAAGTGGATGTCGGGTACCCGGCCGTCTACAGCATCGCCCACGCCCTGCAGGACCTGGGCACCTGCGAGCAGGGGGACAGGACATGTGCAGACCCTTGGCACTTCCAGCCCTGGCAG CTTCTGCATCCCCTCAGGAAGGTGCATTTCAAGACCGTTGATGGGACAGAGATTGTCTTTGATGCCAATGGAGATATGGTTACAACATTTGACCTTCTTCAAGGGCAGAAGACCCCTGAAGGCCTGTTCCGCTTTGTCCGAATAGGCATACTCAACCCACAAGCTTCCTCAGGGGAGAGCATGATGGTCCAGATGATGAAGGAGGACTTCCAG CTTTCCCACGTCAGCCAG gtccccagctctgcctgcagcAAGAGCTGTGCTCCAGGATCCAGCCAGATCATGCGCCAGGGAGCCCCTCACTGCTGTTTTGACTGCAGCCCCTGCCCCGAGGGACACTTTGCAGACCAAAGAG ACATGGCGCGCTGCCTCCCGTGCCCCGGCGAGCAGGCGCCCAGCCCGGCGCGGGACGGCTGCCGGCCGCTGCCCGAGATTTTCCTGAGCTGGCGCGAGCCGCTGGGCCAGGCGCTGGCGGCGGGCGCGGTGGCGCGGGCGGCCGCGGCGCTGTGGACGCTGGCGCTGTTCCTGCGGCGCCGGCGCGCACGCGCGGTCAGGGCGGCCCACGGCGCTCTCAGCAGGGCCCTGCTCGGCGCGCTGGCGCTCTGCTCCCTCAGCGCGCTGCTCTTCCTCGGCCCGCCGCGCGCCGCCACCTGCCTGCTCCGCCGGGCCGCCTTCGCCGTGGTCTTCGCCGTCGCCGTGTCCTGCGTCCTGGCCAAGACCCTGGCCGTCGTGCTGGCCTTCCGAGTCACCAGGCCGGACGACCCACTCCGCGTGTGCCTGGGCCCCCGGGCCTCCGCCGCGGTCGTGCTGGGTGCCTCGTCGCTGCAGGTGCTGCTCTGCGGGCTCTGGCTGAGCATCTCCCCGCCGGTCCCGCACAGGGACACGGCCTCCGAGCCCGGCCACGTGGTCGTGCGGTGCCAGGAGGGCTCCGGCGCCGCCTTCTACTGCATGCTGGGCTACCTGGGCCTCCTGGCGGCGGTCACCCTCTCCGTGGCCTTCCTGGCCAGGCGTCTGCCCGCTGCTTTCAACGAGACCAAGCTGCTCACCCTCAGCATGCTGCTCTTCTGCAGCGTCTGGACGGCCTTCCTGCCCCTGTACCACAGCGCGCGCGGCAAGGCCACCGTGGCCGTGGAGGTCTTCTCCATCCTGGCCTCCACCGCAGGGCTGCTGGGCTGCATCTTCCTCCCCAAGTGCTACATCATCCTGCGGAGGCGCGAGCAGAACGTCCCGGCCCGGTTATGGCGTGGATGCGGGCCAAGCGGGGACGGCAGAACCAGGAGCTCCCGGGCAGCTGtgtccccaggcccctgccacAGACCCTTCTGA